In Nocardia asteroides, a single genomic region encodes these proteins:
- a CDS encoding hemerythrin domain-containing protein, with protein sequence MARTLATQTEAELGGARSVLVLQRRDHQQLDRLLRRVAATAGAERQETLTALCRLVFPHAFAEEAVLWPLLRRVLPDGDELTLRVEQEHQEINELFTELETTEPDTPAYEQLLERITALLRADVRDEEDILLPRLQQVVDVRTLRRVGLAWLVVRRTAPTRPHPVVARRPPGNSLAALPLAPLDRSRDRLDQLSRRAPGPVARGCGRVSRALAATAGAVEHLPPLRRGEDPSTRA encoded by the coding sequence ATGGCCCGAACCCTGGCCACCCAGACCGAGGCGGAGCTCGGCGGCGCGCGCAGCGTGCTCGTCCTGCAGCGCCGCGACCACCAGCAGCTCGACCGGCTGCTGCGGCGCGTCGCCGCCACCGCGGGCGCCGAGCGGCAGGAGACGCTGACGGCGCTGTGCCGGCTGGTGTTCCCGCACGCCTTCGCCGAGGAGGCGGTGCTCTGGCCGCTGCTGCGCCGGGTCCTGCCCGACGGCGACGAGCTGACCCTGCGGGTCGAGCAGGAACACCAGGAGATCAACGAGCTCTTCACCGAGCTGGAGACCACCGAGCCCGACACCCCCGCCTACGAGCAGCTGCTCGAGCGGATCACCGCGCTGCTGCGCGCGGACGTGCGCGACGAGGAGGACATCCTGCTGCCCCGGCTGCAGCAGGTCGTCGACGTCAGGACGCTGCGCCGGGTGGGGCTGGCGTGGCTGGTCGTCCGCCGTACCGCGCCGACCCGTCCGCACCCCGTCGTCGCCCGCCGCCCGCCCGGCAATTCCCTCGCCGCGCTGCCGCTCGCGCCGCTGGACCGCTCCAGGGACCGGCTCGACCAGCTCTCCCGCCGCGCCCCCGGCCCGGTCGCGCGGGGGTGCGGGCGGGTGAGCCGCGCGCTGGCCGCCACCGCGGGTGCCGTCGAGCACCTGCCGCCGCTGCGCCGCGGTGAGGATCCTTCGACCCGCGCCTGA
- a CDS encoding DUF4383 domain-containing protein translates to MASIGSTPGTGDRSPVRGAALIVGAVFLLVGILGFIPGVTTDYDTLQFAGHHSDAKLLGLFQVSILHNLVHLAFGAAGLLAARAIRTSQLYLIVGGAVYLVLWLYGLAIDEHSGANFVPLNTADNWLHFVLGVGMIGLGVLLGRRPAARTAGI, encoded by the coding sequence ATGGCATCCATCGGATCGACCCCAGGCACCGGCGACCGCTCGCCGGTGCGGGGCGCGGCATTGATCGTCGGCGCGGTCTTCCTGCTGGTCGGCATTCTGGGCTTCATCCCCGGTGTCACCACCGACTACGACACGCTGCAGTTCGCCGGGCACCACTCCGACGCGAAGCTGCTCGGGCTGTTCCAGGTCTCGATCCTGCACAACCTGGTGCACCTGGCCTTCGGCGCGGCCGGGCTGCTCGCCGCGCGGGCCATCCGGACCTCGCAGCTGTACCTGATCGTCGGCGGCGCCGTCTACCTGGTGCTGTGGCTCTACGGCCTGGCCATCGACGAGCACAGCGGCGCCAACTTCGTGCCGCTGAACACCGCCGACAACTGGCTGCACTTCGTGCTCGGCGTCGGCATGATCGGGCTCGGGGTCCTACTCGGCCGCAGGCCCGCCGCGCGCACGGCAGGCATCTGA
- a CDS encoding helix-turn-helix domain-containing protein, with the protein MRNLTFDSTNLSETEEFLNRNYTSMRIGNDSQGSAEAHVRRDVLGPVYLDRVHFGFDMAYDAEPLNKVCLVSVITGAIEENYHDTGPDTFLPGQTGLLTPPELPYSGIIRSARYDITMFDPVLLDRVAARGGEPVRLIGHRPLDDDANRRLTAVIKHLQQIAAAPEFPADSLVAGTAADYLAATVLATMPTSVLAGPTATDRRDARPDTVRRAVAYLETHLREDIALADVAAAAFVTPRALQLAFRKHLDTTPLQYLQQLRLHAVHEQLVAAGPGSGRTVAAIARQWGFAHAGRFALAYRRHYGRSPSDTLRS; encoded by the coding sequence GTGCGAAACCTCACGTTCGACAGCACGAATCTGAGCGAGACCGAAGAGTTCCTGAATCGGAACTACACCAGCATGCGGATCGGCAACGACAGCCAGGGCTCGGCCGAGGCGCACGTCCGCAGGGATGTGCTCGGCCCGGTGTACCTGGATCGGGTGCACTTCGGCTTCGACATGGCCTACGACGCCGAGCCGCTGAACAAGGTCTGCCTGGTCAGCGTGATCACCGGCGCGATCGAGGAGAACTATCACGACACCGGGCCGGACACCTTCCTGCCCGGCCAGACCGGGCTGCTGACCCCGCCCGAGCTGCCGTACTCCGGGATCATCCGCTCCGCGCGCTACGACATCACCATGTTCGATCCCGTCCTGCTGGACCGGGTGGCCGCGCGCGGCGGGGAGCCGGTGCGGCTGATCGGGCACCGCCCGCTCGACGACGACGCCAACCGCAGGCTGACCGCGGTGATCAAGCACCTGCAGCAGATCGCGGCCGCCCCGGAGTTCCCCGCGGACTCGCTGGTGGCAGGCACCGCCGCGGACTACCTGGCCGCCACGGTGCTCGCCACCATGCCGACCTCCGTGCTCGCCGGCCCGACCGCCACCGACCGCCGCGACGCCCGCCCGGACACCGTGCGCCGCGCCGTCGCCTACCTGGAGACGCATCTGCGCGAGGACATCGCGCTCGCCGACGTCGCCGCGGCCGCCTTCGTCACCCCGCGCGCGCTACAGCTGGCCTTCCGCAAGCACCTCGACACCACGCCGCTGCAGTACCTGCAGCAGCTGCGGTTGCACGCCGTGCACGAGCAGCTCGTCGCCGCGGGGCCGGGCAGCGGCCGGACGGTCGCCGCCATCGCCAGGCAGTGGGGTTTCGCGCACGCCGGGCGCTTCGCGCTCGCCTACCGCAGGCACTACGGCCGCTCGCCGAGCGACACCCTGCGTTCCTGA
- a CDS encoding SigB/SigF/SigG family RNA polymerase sigma factor: MRPTNSAVRAKRGPDSYDDLEPRLTELAALDETDPARARLRAEIITAALPLAEHIAARYGGRGEALEDLTQVATVGLVQAVDRFDPGLGSPFLAFAVPTVMGEVRRHFRDRAWGVRVPRPVKELQQRLGGTIELLSQRLQRMPTAREIAAELDVDVVEVTQALLARNGYRSESLEAMSAGSDESGSVPAGIEQRSGAVDPSYRLLEDAMTVGPLLRELPERERQILVWRFFDNLTQSQIAARLGISQMQISRILSRTLERLREQALAESAA, translated from the coding sequence ATGCGCCCGACGAACTCCGCTGTCCGCGCCAAGCGCGGTCCCGATTCCTACGACGACCTCGAGCCTCGGCTCACCGAACTCGCCGCGCTCGACGAGACCGACCCGGCCCGTGCCCGGCTGCGCGCCGAGATCATCACCGCGGCGCTGCCGCTGGCCGAGCACATCGCCGCCCGCTACGGCGGCCGCGGCGAGGCGCTGGAGGACCTGACCCAGGTCGCCACGGTCGGGCTGGTGCAGGCCGTCGACCGCTTCGATCCCGGCCTCGGCAGCCCGTTCCTCGCCTTCGCGGTGCCGACCGTGATGGGCGAGGTGCGCAGGCACTTCCGCGATCGGGCCTGGGGGGTGCGGGTGCCGCGCCCGGTCAAGGAGCTGCAGCAGCGGCTCGGCGGCACGATCGAGCTGCTCTCCCAGCGGTTGCAGCGGATGCCGACGGCGCGCGAGATCGCCGCCGAGCTCGACGTCGACGTGGTCGAGGTCACCCAGGCGCTGCTCGCCCGCAACGGCTACCGCTCCGAGTCGCTGGAGGCGATGAGCGCGGGCTCGGACGAGTCCGGCTCGGTTCCGGCCGGGATCGAGCAGCGCAGCGGCGCCGTCGACCCCTCCTACCGCCTGCTCGAGGACGCCATGACGGTCGGCCCGCTGCTGCGCGAGCTGCCCGAGCGGGAGCGGCAGATCCTGGTCTGGCGGTTCTTCGACAACCTCACCCAGAGCCAGATCGCGGCCCGCCTCGGCATCTCCCAGATGCAGATCTCGCGGATCCTGAGCCGGACCCTGGAGCGGCTGCGCGAACAGGCGCTCGCCGAGTCCGCCGCCTGA
- a CDS encoding fatty acid desaturase family protein: protein MAITQVGPYAHLSPADIEEFGRELDAIRADVAGSLGAADAKYIRHTIAAQRVLDAVSRALIVFGRSRKTVALGTAGTALAKIIENMELGHNIGHGQWDWMNDPEIHSGTWEWDMMGASAHWRYSHNYQHHVYTNVLDHDEDLGFGIMRVTRDQEWRPAHLFAPVQNLLLALTFEWGIALHGLYAELDRSISKDERRGHLAAIRGKMLRQVGKDYLVLPLLSGRRWKRTLAANATANIVRNVWAYLVIFCGHFPDGAEKFDASVTERETRAEWYLRQMLGTANFDAGRVLAFLSGNLCYQIEHHLFPELPSNRYAEIAVRVRAVCERYDLPYTSGPLLAQYLLTLRTIHKLSLPDRFLTRDSHDAPETASEQKFADAPLPPVRIPGRPHTGLRTALHRLRVRA from the coding sequence ATCGCCATCACCCAGGTCGGTCCCTACGCGCACCTGAGCCCCGCGGACATCGAGGAGTTCGGGCGCGAACTGGACGCCATCCGCGCCGACGTGGCGGGCAGCCTCGGGGCCGCGGACGCCAAGTACATCCGGCACACCATCGCCGCGCAGCGCGTGCTCGACGCGGTCTCCCGAGCGCTGATCGTCTTCGGCCGCTCGCGCAAGACCGTCGCCCTCGGCACCGCGGGCACCGCGCTCGCCAAGATCATCGAGAACATGGAGCTGGGCCACAACATCGGCCACGGCCAGTGGGACTGGATGAACGATCCGGAGATCCACTCCGGCACCTGGGAGTGGGACATGATGGGCGCCTCCGCCCACTGGCGCTACTCGCACAACTACCAGCACCACGTCTACACCAACGTGCTCGACCACGACGAGGATCTCGGCTTCGGCATCATGCGGGTCACCAGGGACCAGGAGTGGCGCCCGGCGCACCTGTTCGCCCCGGTCCAGAACCTGCTGCTCGCGCTGACCTTCGAGTGGGGCATCGCGCTGCACGGCCTCTACGCCGAGCTGGACCGCTCGATCAGCAAGGACGAGCGCCGCGGCCACCTGGCCGCCATCCGCGGCAAGATGCTGCGCCAGGTCGGCAAGGACTACCTGGTGCTGCCGCTGCTGAGCGGGCGGCGCTGGAAGCGCACGCTGGCCGCGAACGCGACCGCGAACATCGTCCGCAACGTCTGGGCCTACCTGGTGATCTTCTGCGGGCACTTCCCGGACGGCGCGGAGAAGTTCGACGCGAGCGTCACCGAGCGGGAGACCCGCGCAGAGTGGTACCTGCGCCAGATGCTCGGCACCGCCAATTTCGACGCCGGGCGGGTGCTCGCCTTCCTCAGTGGCAATCTCTGCTACCAGATCGAGCACCACCTGTTCCCGGAGCTGCCGAGCAACCGGTACGCCGAGATCGCGGTGCGGGTGCGGGCGGTGTGCGAGCGCTACGACCTGCCCTACACCAGCGGGCCGCTGCTCGCGCAGTACCTGCTCACGCTGCGCACCATCCACAAGCTCTCGCTGCCGGACCGGTTCCTGACCAGGGACTCCCACGACGCGCCGGAGACGGCCTCCGAGCAGAAGTTCGCGGACGCCCCGCTGCCTCCGGTCCGGATTCCCGGCCGCCCGCACACCGGGCTGCGCACCGCGCTGCACCGGCTCCGGGTACGGGCCTGA
- a CDS encoding DUF2231 domain-containing protein, whose amino-acid sequence MDLHTALRTAESAGRLDPAAARVAEVVAGAVGEGRAAGLLRGSWLGHPVHPLLVTVPIGAWSASLVLRSLGQPAAARTLIGLGLAATAPTVVTGWAEFPALGTEARRVALIHAAANATAATLFLKAYRARTGRAATTWSLLGLTAMGVGGALGGHLSYALGAGVFRYQRGARR is encoded by the coding sequence ATGGACCTGCACACCGCACTGCGAACCGCCGAATCCGCCGGACGCCTCGACCCGGCCGCCGCCCGGGTGGCCGAGGTCGTGGCGGGCGCCGTCGGGGAGGGAAGGGCCGCGGGGCTGCTCCGCGGCTCCTGGCTCGGCCACCCCGTCCACCCGCTGCTCGTCACCGTGCCGATCGGCGCGTGGAGCGCCTCGCTGGTGCTGCGCTCGCTGGGGCAGCCGGCGGCCGCGCGCACCCTGATCGGGCTCGGCCTCGCCGCCACGGCGCCGACCGTCGTCACCGGCTGGGCGGAGTTCCCCGCGCTCGGCACCGAGGCTCGCCGGGTGGCGCTGATCCACGCCGCCGCCAACGCCACGGCCGCGACCCTGTTCCTGAAGGCATACCGGGCCCGCACCGGCCGGGCCGCGACGACCTGGAGTCTGCTCGGGCTGACCGCCATGGGGGTCGGCGGAGCGCTCGGCGGGCACCTGTCCTACGCCCTCGGCGCGGGGGTGTTCCGGTACCAGCGGGGCGCGCGCCGGTGA